The following are encoded in a window of Sutcliffiella horikoshii genomic DNA:
- a CDS encoding SurA N-terminal domain-containing protein: protein MKKKLTMFLVAMLTAVLLAACGSDGNNASKEGNENKEAQEGQEGQEQQTPEVEEVDPEKVVAKVNGQEIKGQEYNEMLQQTQMMMMQFGQGGDAKAMKDQTLNALIDQQILSQEVESKGYKTSEKEIEDYIKDIKANYESEEKFEEALEESPLTMETLKAQISEELALQKYMEKEFPETKVTDEQIKEYYNQAKEQNEAQQAEAPEGEEAPANEFPELAEVEDQIRGQLEQEETQKKLQTLVEDLKKDSEIEKLI, encoded by the coding sequence ATGAAAAAGAAATTGACGATGTTTCTAGTAGCAATGTTAACAGCTGTTCTATTAGCTGCATGCGGTTCTGATGGTAACAATGCTTCTAAAGAAGGAAATGAAAACAAAGAAGCTCAAGAAGGACAAGAAGGACAAGAACAACAAACTCCTGAAGTCGAAGAAGTGGATCCTGAAAAAGTTGTGGCCAAAGTTAACGGTCAGGAAATCAAAGGCCAGGAATATAATGAAATGCTTCAACAAACTCAAATGATGATGATGCAGTTTGGTCAAGGCGGAGACGCTAAAGCGATGAAAGACCAAACATTAAACGCATTGATCGATCAACAAATTCTTTCTCAAGAAGTAGAAAGCAAAGGCTATAAAACAAGCGAAAAAGAAATTGAAGATTACATCAAGGACATCAAAGCTAATTACGAAAGCGAAGAAAAATTCGAAGAGGCTCTAGAAGAAAGCCCACTGACAATGGAAACTTTGAAGGCTCAAATCTCTGAAGAACTAGCTCTTCAAAAATACATGGAAAAAGAATTCCCTGAAACAAAAGTAACGGACGAGCAGATTAAAGAATACTATAACCAAGCAAAAGAGCAAAATGAAGCTCAACAAGCTGAAGCTCCTGAAGGAGAAGAAGCGCCTGCAAACGAATTCCCAGAACTTGCGGAAGTGGAAGACCAAATTCGCGGTCAACTTGAACAAGAAGAAACACAAAAGAAACTACAAACTCTTGTAGAAGATCTTAAAAAAGACAGCGAAATTGAAAAGCTAATCTAA
- the pyrE gene encoding orotate phosphoribosyltransferase, whose product MNRTVAEDLLEIKAVFFQPNDPFTWSSGIKSPIYCDNRLTISYPRVRKNISESLSRLIVSKFPNVQVVAGTATAGIPHAALVSNELNLPMCYVRSKAKAHGKGNQIEGRVEAGQKVVVVEDLISTGGSAIAAVDALREAGCEVLGVVAIFTYGLEVADDNLSNYEIEAHALCDYQTLMDVAIEKEYIGEGDRKKLSKWVENPTSETWMEF is encoded by the coding sequence ATGAACAGAACAGTGGCAGAAGATTTATTGGAAATTAAAGCGGTATTTTTCCAACCCAATGACCCTTTTACATGGTCTTCAGGAATTAAATCACCTATTTATTGTGACAACCGTTTGACCATTTCTTATCCACGAGTTAGAAAAAACATTTCTGAATCTTTGTCACGATTGATTGTTTCAAAGTTTCCTAATGTGCAGGTGGTAGCAGGCACAGCGACAGCAGGCATTCCACATGCTGCATTAGTGAGCAATGAACTGAACCTGCCGATGTGCTATGTTCGAAGCAAGGCGAAAGCACATGGAAAAGGAAATCAAATTGAAGGAAGAGTAGAAGCCGGGCAGAAGGTAGTTGTCGTGGAAGATTTGATTTCCACAGGCGGGAGTGCCATCGCGGCAGTTGACGCACTAAGAGAAGCCGGATGCGAAGTGCTTGGTGTGGTCGCCATTTTTACATACGGTCTGGAAGTAGCCGATGATAATTTATCCAATTACGAGATTGAAGCCCATGCATTGTGTGATTATCAGACTTTGATGGATGTTGCGATTGAAAAGGAATACATTGGAGAAGGTGACCGCAAGAAGCTTTCGAAGTGGGTGGAGAACCCGACAAGCGAGACTTGGATGGAGTTTTAA
- a CDS encoding Rqc2 family fibronectin-binding protein — translation MSFDGIFTYAMTAELKEKLESGRITKIYQPYKNELILTIRSGRTNHKLLISAHPSYARMHLTEESYDNPSEPPMFCMLLRKHLEGSIITQIHQIEMDRIIVFDVKARNEIGDVSYKQLIVEIMGRHSNIIFVDKEKQMILDSIKHVPMAQNRHRSLTPGQIYVLPPVQDKLNPLEATEETVQRKLDYIGGRLDKQLVNTFAGISPLFAKEAVFRAGLANRDTLPKSFMTLVGKIKALDLSPQIITDGNKEVFYLVDLEHIKGESKSFSTLSETLDRFYFGKASRDRVKQQANDLERFISNEIQKNEKKIVKLEKTLDDARDAEKFQLYGELLTANLYQISRGDTEVTVVNYYDENAGTITITLDPQRSPSSNAQRYFNKYQKAKNSLAIVQEQIEKAKSEIQYFEMLNQQVETASPKDIQEIREELMEEGYLRMKQKRKKLKPQKPVLETYTSSDGTEILVGKNNKQNDHLTNRVARRDDVWLHTKDIPGSHVVIRSDEPSEETIKEAATIAAYFSKARHSGSVPVDYTKVRHVKKPSGSKPGFVIYEQQQTVYVTPDEEMIIGLRK, via the coding sequence ATGAGTTTTGACGGTATTTTTACATACGCAATGACCGCGGAGTTGAAGGAAAAGCTAGAAAGCGGGAGAATCACGAAAATCTATCAGCCCTATAAAAATGAGCTTATATTAACCATTCGCTCTGGAAGAACCAATCATAAGCTGCTAATTAGTGCGCACCCAAGCTATGCAAGAATGCATTTGACAGAGGAATCCTATGATAATCCTTCAGAGCCACCGATGTTTTGCATGCTGCTTAGAAAGCATTTAGAGGGCAGTATCATCACCCAGATCCACCAAATTGAGATGGACCGAATCATCGTTTTTGATGTGAAAGCACGAAATGAAATTGGGGATGTTTCTTATAAACAGCTTATCGTAGAAATTATGGGACGCCATTCGAACATCATTTTTGTAGATAAAGAAAAGCAGATGATTTTAGACAGCATCAAACATGTCCCAATGGCACAAAACAGACATCGCAGCCTGACACCTGGCCAGATCTATGTACTGCCGCCTGTTCAGGATAAACTTAATCCACTTGAAGCTACCGAAGAAACCGTACAAAGAAAACTTGATTATATCGGAGGAAGACTTGATAAACAGTTAGTAAACACTTTTGCCGGAATTTCTCCTTTGTTTGCTAAAGAAGCTGTTTTCAGAGCTGGTCTTGCCAATAGGGACACTTTACCGAAGAGCTTTATGACTTTAGTGGGAAAAATAAAAGCTTTGGACCTCTCCCCTCAAATCATCACAGATGGAAACAAAGAGGTATTTTACTTAGTTGATTTGGAACACATTAAAGGGGAAAGCAAATCTTTCTCCACGCTCAGCGAAACCCTTGATCGCTTCTACTTCGGGAAAGCCTCAAGAGACAGAGTCAAACAGCAAGCAAATGACTTGGAGAGATTTATCTCAAATGAAATTCAAAAAAATGAAAAGAAAATTGTGAAACTAGAGAAGACGTTAGACGATGCCAGGGACGCTGAAAAATTCCAACTTTACGGAGAACTTTTGACCGCCAACCTCTATCAGATATCACGGGGAGATACTGAAGTAACTGTGGTGAATTATTATGATGAGAATGCCGGAACCATCACCATTACACTGGATCCGCAGCGTTCCCCTTCAAGTAATGCACAACGCTACTTTAACAAATATCAAAAAGCGAAAAACTCACTAGCTATCGTGCAGGAACAAATCGAAAAAGCCAAGTCGGAAATTCAATATTTCGAAATGCTGAACCAACAAGTAGAAACCGCTTCTCCAAAGGATATCCAGGAAATCCGGGAAGAACTGATGGAAGAAGGCTATTTGCGCATGAAGCAAAAGCGCAAAAAACTTAAACCTCAAAAGCCTGTTCTTGAAACTTACACGTCAAGTGACGGCACAGAGATTCTAGTCGGAAAAAACAACAAACAGAATGATCACCTGACAAACCGTGTTGCACGCAGGGATGATGTATGGCTGCATACAAAGGACATCCCTGGGTCTCATGTTGTCATTAGAAGTGATGAGCCTTCTGAAGAGACCATCAAAGAAGCAGCGACCATCGCTGCCTATTTCAGTAAAGCGCGCCATTCCGGTTCTGTACCGGTTGATTATACAAAAGTAAGGCATGTAAAAAAACCGTCCGGCTCCAAACCGGGTTTTGTCATCTACGAACAACAACAGACTGTTTATGTGACACCGGATGAGGAAATGATTATTGGATTGAGGAAATAG
- a CDS encoding nuclease-related domain-containing protein, whose product MNKQTYRRSIMQCKLDALHRRLSPQHEKYPQIESELGKRRSGDFGENSIDYYLSQSSGIQDCIIVKGARLLLNNHHFQMDTLLLFPSFFILLETKHLTGTLLFDPDYQQLIQIKKEDLNHEISRQEPILQVKMQYNQFKRWLENQGIEGYPGYCFVGVTNQNAIVKALSNPALVQEFVVRSPALTIKINDIQANQQQTRSTIYSPKEISLLITKHHALRNINILKEFDIDPTEIMTGVACPDCNKLAMEKHPRKWSCPNCKHQSKNAHTQTLIDYSFLFGTNISIREMCRILHINNVRSVRRMLKELSLNRIGTTYNSRYCLESLRKQQNAPSSEGAFVHFIILD is encoded by the coding sequence TTGAATAAACAAACATACCGTCGTTCTATCATGCAATGTAAGCTTGATGCCTTACATAGAAGGCTGTCACCTCAACATGAAAAATACCCCCAGATTGAGAGTGAATTAGGCAAAAGACGTTCTGGAGACTTTGGTGAAAACTCCATAGATTATTATTTGTCGCAATCAAGTGGAATTCAAGATTGTATAATAGTAAAAGGGGCAAGGCTACTCCTTAATAATCATCATTTCCAAATGGATACTCTTCTACTGTTTCCTTCATTTTTTATCCTCTTAGAAACCAAACACTTAACTGGAACACTTCTTTTTGATCCGGATTACCAACAACTCATTCAAATTAAGAAAGAAGATTTAAATCATGAGATTTCTAGGCAAGAGCCGATCCTCCAAGTGAAAATGCAATATAATCAATTTAAGCGGTGGTTAGAAAACCAAGGGATAGAAGGGTACCCAGGGTATTGTTTTGTAGGTGTGACAAACCAAAATGCTATTGTAAAAGCACTTTCCAACCCAGCCCTAGTACAAGAATTCGTGGTGAGAAGCCCTGCACTGACAATCAAAATCAACGACATTCAAGCCAACCAGCAGCAAACCCGCTCCACCATATATTCCCCAAAAGAAATATCCTTACTGATTACCAAACATCATGCTCTAAGAAACATAAATATCCTCAAAGAGTTCGATATAGATCCTACAGAGATAATGACAGGTGTTGCTTGCCCTGATTGCAACAAACTGGCTATGGAGAAGCATCCAAGAAAATGGAGCTGCCCTAATTGCAAACACCAATCAAAGAATGCTCACACTCAAACCCTGATTGATTATTCTTTTTTATTTGGTACAAACATTTCAATTAGAGAAATGTGCAGAATTTTACACATAAATAACGTACGTAGTGTAAGAAGAATGTTAAAAGAGTTATCACTCAATCGAATCGGAACCACTTACAACTCTAGATATTGCCTAGAAAGTCTCCGAAAACAACAAAACGCACCCAGTTCAGAGGGTGCGTTTGTTCACTTCATCATATTAGATTAG
- the pyrF gene encoding orotidine-5'-phosphate decarboxylase, protein MQKSLIVALDFPGREEVLRFLSQFGKEKLYVKVGMELFYQEGPGIVEYLVAEGHDVFLDLKLHDIPHTVYQAMKGLGKLGVTMTNLHAAGGKEMMKAGLEGLMEGAGERRPNLIAVTQLTSMTEKRMQKDLKISASLDEVVLHYARNAFESGLDGVVCSSLEATMLRDALGAEFKKVTPGIRLKEDSVDDQKRVVTPMEARKFGATEIVVGRSITRANDPRKAYEAILQQWQGVEIG, encoded by the coding sequence ATGCAAAAATCGCTTATAGTCGCACTTGATTTTCCTGGAAGAGAGGAAGTCTTGAGGTTTCTTTCTCAATTCGGTAAGGAGAAATTGTATGTAAAAGTAGGAATGGAACTGTTTTACCAAGAAGGGCCTGGGATTGTTGAATATCTAGTTGCAGAAGGTCACGATGTATTTCTTGATTTGAAGCTTCACGATATACCCCATACCGTTTATCAAGCAATGAAAGGTCTTGGTAAGCTAGGAGTGACGATGACCAATCTCCATGCTGCTGGTGGCAAAGAAATGATGAAGGCCGGGTTGGAAGGTTTGATGGAGGGGGCGGGTGAACGACGCCCAAACTTGATAGCTGTCACTCAGCTTACTAGTATGACGGAAAAACGCATGCAAAAGGACCTTAAGATTAGTGCTTCGCTTGATGAAGTAGTTCTGCACTATGCACGGAATGCATTTGAATCCGGTTTGGATGGAGTGGTATGTTCGTCGCTAGAAGCAACCATGCTGCGTGATGCCTTGGGAGCGGAATTCAAAAAAGTGACACCAGGGATTCGATTAAAAGAAGACAGTGTGGATGACCAGAAGCGAGTGGTTACTCCAATGGAGGCCCGTAAGTTTGGCGCAACAGAAATCGTGGTAGGGCGCAGCATCACCCGTGCTAACGACCCACGCAAGGCTTATGAAGCAATCTTACAACAATGGCAGGGAGTGGAGATAGGATGA
- a CDS encoding dihydroorotate dehydrogenase, whose translation MSCLSIKLPGLDLKNPIMPASGCFGFGREYAKLYDLNVLGAIMIKATTAEPRFGNPTPRVAETNAGMLNAIGLQNPGLEKVLSEELPFLANYNVPIIANVAGSLIEDYVKVAKEISAAPNVHALELNISCPNVKTGGIAFGTDPAVAFEVTKAVKEVSEVPVYVKLSPNVANISEIAVAIEQAGADGLTMINTLLGMRIDLKTGRPVLANGTGGLSGPAIKPVAIRMIHEVSQKVSIPIIGMGGVQSAEDVLEYLFAGASAVAVGTANFVDPFICPTIIEELPYKMHELGFEHISECIGRSWKQHAKIAYSRT comes from the coding sequence ATGAGTTGCTTATCTATCAAATTACCTGGACTAGACTTGAAGAATCCAATTATGCCTGCATCCGGATGCTTTGGGTTTGGCAGAGAGTATGCCAAGCTCTATGACTTGAATGTACTTGGAGCAATCATGATTAAAGCCACCACTGCAGAGCCTAGATTTGGTAATCCGACCCCAAGAGTGGCCGAAACGAATGCGGGGATGCTGAATGCAATCGGCTTGCAAAACCCCGGATTAGAAAAAGTTCTTTCTGAAGAGCTACCATTCTTAGCGAACTACAATGTTCCCATCATTGCTAATGTTGCAGGTTCCTTAATTGAAGACTACGTCAAGGTGGCAAAAGAAATTTCCGCGGCCCCAAATGTCCATGCACTGGAATTAAACATATCCTGTCCCAACGTAAAAACAGGAGGGATCGCGTTTGGAACGGACCCTGCAGTAGCCTTTGAAGTAACGAAGGCAGTAAAGGAAGTTTCAGAAGTGCCGGTTTACGTAAAATTGTCCCCAAACGTTGCAAACATTTCAGAGATTGCTGTGGCTATTGAGCAGGCTGGAGCCGATGGATTGACGATGATCAACACATTGCTCGGAATGAGAATCGATTTGAAAACAGGACGACCTGTACTGGCAAACGGTACAGGTGGATTATCCGGTCCTGCAATCAAGCCGGTAGCAATACGTATGATTCATGAAGTCAGCCAAAAGGTTTCCATCCCGATCATTGGTATGGGAGGGGTACAATCTGCCGAAGACGTTTTAGAGTACCTCTTTGCAGGCGCAAGTGCCGTTGCAGTCGGAACCGCAAATTTTGTGGATCCATTCATATGTCCTACCATCATCGAAGAACTTCCTTATAAAATGCACGAATTAGGATTTGAGCATATTTCAGAGTGTATCGGAAGGAGCTGGAAGCAGCATGCAAAAATCGCTTATAGTCGCACTTGA
- the carB gene encoding carbamoyl-phosphate synthase large subunit, which translates to MPKRLDIQSILVIGSGPIVIGQAAEFDYAGTQACIALREEGYRVILVNSNPATIMTDQEMADKVYMEPLTVEFVSRIIRKERPDAILPTLGGQTGLNLAVELAEAGVLEECNVQILGTKLSAIQKAEDRDLFRTLMNELGEPVPQSEIITNLEEAFEFIKEVGYPVIVRPAYTLGGTGGGICSDEEELIEIVTSGLKNSPVTQCLLEKSIAGFKEIEYEVMRDSNDNAIVVCNMENIDPVGVHTGDSIVVAPSQTLSDREYQLLRNVSLKIIRALEIEGGCNVQLALDPHSFNYYIIEVNPRVSRSSALASKATGYPIAKLAAKIAVGLTLDEMMNPVTGKTYACFEPALDYIVTKIPRFPFDKFESANRRLGTQMKATGEVMAIGRTFEESLLKAVRSLESNISYLELEGSEGFSDELVEKRIRKAGDERLFYIAEAIRRGVTIQTIHDWCEIDLFFLQKLHKILAMEEFITSNNGCLSTLIEAKEMGFSDETIAKLWSTTERDIYELRLQETIAPVYKMVDTCAAEFESSTPYYYGTYEDENESEVTEKESIVVLGSGPIRIGQGVEFDYATVHSVWAIKEAGYEAIIINNNPETVSTDFSISDKLYFEPLTIEDVMNIINLEKPKGVVVQFGGQTAINLAAELEARGVKILGTTLEDLDRAENRDKFEQTLNTLEIPQPKGKTAISIQEAIAIAEGIGYPVLVRPSYVLGGRAMEIVYKSEELLHYMKNAVKINPEHPVLIDKYMTGKEIEVDAISDGKDVFIPGIMEHIERAGVHSGDSIAVYPPQTLSEAIKEQIIDYTRRLAQGLNIIGLLNIQFVIYKEEVYVIEVNPRSSRTVPFLSKITHVPMAKVATKIILGESLAAQGYGSGLQPETKGVFVKVPVFSFAKLRNVDITLGPEMKSTGEVMGKDITLEKALYKGLVASGISIKTYGSVLFTIADKDKEEALQLAKRFHRIGYKLLATAGTAEFFGESDIPVTVVNKIGGESPNLIDVIRKGQAQFVINTLTKGKQPARDGFRIRRESVENGIPCLTSLDTAKAILRVLESMTFSIESIETLESTEKEAVYS; encoded by the coding sequence ATGCCAAAACGTCTAGACATCCAATCCATCTTAGTAATCGGGTCCGGTCCAATCGTGATCGGCCAGGCAGCAGAATTTGATTATGCAGGTACGCAAGCGTGTATTGCACTTCGAGAAGAAGGGTACCGCGTTATATTAGTAAACTCCAATCCTGCAACCATCATGACAGACCAAGAGATGGCGGACAAGGTATACATGGAGCCATTAACCGTAGAATTTGTGAGTAGAATCATTCGTAAGGAACGACCTGATGCCATCCTTCCAACTCTTGGTGGTCAAACAGGTTTGAACCTTGCTGTGGAATTGGCGGAAGCAGGTGTATTAGAAGAATGTAACGTTCAGATTCTTGGTACTAAGTTATCTGCCATCCAAAAAGCAGAGGACCGCGACCTGTTCCGCACCTTGATGAATGAGTTGGGAGAACCTGTCCCACAAAGTGAAATTATTACAAATCTTGAAGAAGCTTTTGAGTTTATAAAAGAAGTAGGATACCCGGTAATCGTAAGACCTGCTTATACGCTTGGCGGTACAGGCGGAGGAATTTGTTCGGATGAAGAAGAATTGATTGAGATTGTGACTAGCGGTCTGAAAAATAGTCCGGTAACACAATGTCTACTCGAAAAAAGCATCGCAGGATTTAAGGAAATTGAATACGAAGTGATGCGTGACAGTAATGACAATGCAATTGTGGTCTGCAACATGGAGAACATCGACCCGGTTGGTGTACATACCGGAGACTCCATCGTTGTCGCACCAAGTCAGACGCTAAGCGACAGGGAATACCAGTTGTTACGAAATGTCTCCTTGAAAATCATACGTGCCCTGGAAATTGAAGGCGGGTGTAACGTACAGCTTGCGCTTGATCCACACAGTTTCAACTACTACATTATTGAAGTAAACCCGAGGGTAAGCCGTTCATCTGCACTTGCTTCTAAGGCAACAGGTTATCCAATTGCGAAGCTTGCAGCGAAAATAGCGGTAGGTTTGACGCTCGATGAAATGATGAACCCTGTCACAGGAAAAACATATGCATGCTTTGAGCCAGCACTTGATTATATCGTAACAAAAATCCCTAGGTTCCCATTTGATAAGTTCGAATCCGCCAACCGACGACTTGGAACTCAAATGAAAGCAACCGGAGAAGTAATGGCAATCGGAAGGACGTTTGAAGAGTCTCTTCTTAAGGCCGTTCGTTCATTAGAATCCAACATCTCCTACCTTGAGCTTGAAGGAAGCGAAGGGTTTTCAGATGAACTAGTGGAAAAAAGAATCAGAAAAGCTGGAGATGAAAGATTGTTTTATATCGCTGAAGCAATAAGAAGGGGCGTTACCATTCAAACTATCCATGACTGGTGCGAAATCGACCTGTTTTTCCTGCAAAAGTTGCATAAAATTTTGGCGATGGAAGAGTTCATCACTAGCAATAATGGTTGCCTCTCCACGTTGATTGAAGCAAAAGAAATGGGATTTAGCGACGAGACGATCGCTAAACTATGGTCTACAACCGAAAGAGATATCTATGAACTACGTCTTCAAGAAACAATAGCACCTGTATACAAAATGGTGGATACTTGCGCGGCTGAGTTTGAATCCAGTACCCCTTACTACTATGGGACGTATGAAGATGAGAATGAGTCAGAAGTTACCGAAAAAGAAAGCATCGTCGTACTGGGCTCTGGTCCAATCCGAATCGGCCAGGGAGTTGAGTTCGACTATGCAACAGTCCATTCAGTTTGGGCCATTAAGGAAGCGGGTTATGAAGCAATCATCATCAACAACAACCCAGAAACAGTATCAACAGACTTCAGTATTTCTGACAAGCTTTATTTTGAGCCGTTAACAATCGAGGATGTCATGAATATCATCAATCTCGAAAAGCCAAAAGGCGTCGTCGTGCAATTTGGCGGCCAAACGGCAATCAACCTTGCAGCGGAATTAGAAGCAAGAGGAGTAAAGATACTTGGTACTACATTAGAAGATTTAGATCGTGCAGAAAACCGAGATAAATTCGAACAAACTTTAAACACCCTTGAAATACCACAACCTAAAGGGAAAACAGCCATCTCTATCCAAGAGGCAATTGCAATTGCCGAGGGAATCGGCTACCCAGTGCTTGTGCGTCCATCCTATGTCCTGGGCGGTCGTGCGATGGAAATCGTCTACAAGTCGGAAGAACTTTTACACTATATGAAAAACGCGGTAAAAATTAACCCTGAACATCCTGTACTGATTGATAAATACATGACAGGTAAAGAGATTGAAGTTGATGCGATCTCAGATGGAAAAGATGTATTCATTCCAGGAATCATGGAGCATATCGAACGCGCCGGTGTTCACTCAGGTGACTCAATTGCGGTTTATCCTCCGCAAACATTGAGTGAGGCTATTAAAGAACAAATCATCGACTATACAAGAAGGTTGGCACAAGGCCTGAACATTATTGGATTACTAAACATTCAATTTGTCATCTATAAAGAGGAAGTCTATGTAATCGAAGTAAACCCAAGATCAAGCCGTACCGTTCCATTCTTAAGCAAAATAACCCATGTGCCGATGGCCAAAGTAGCAACCAAGATTATCTTGGGAGAAAGTCTTGCAGCTCAGGGCTACGGTTCTGGACTTCAACCAGAAACAAAAGGAGTTTTCGTGAAAGTGCCGGTGTTCTCATTTGCAAAACTACGGAATGTCGACATCACGCTTGGACCAGAAATGAAATCTACTGGGGAAGTCATGGGGAAAGACATTACTCTTGAAAAAGCACTATATAAAGGTCTCGTCGCATCAGGAATATCCATTAAAACTTACGGCTCTGTGTTGTTCACCATTGCCGACAAGGATAAAGAAGAAGCACTTCAACTGGCAAAAAGATTCCACCGTATCGGGTATAAACTTTTGGCAACAGCCGGAACTGCCGAGTTCTTTGGCGAGTCGGACATCCCGGTAACGGTTGTTAATAAAATTGGTGGAGAATCACCAAACCTGATTGATGTGATCAGAAAAGGGCAAGCACAATTTGTTATCAACACGTTGACAAAAGGAAAGCAGCCAGCACGAGACGGATTCAGAATCCGCCGAGAGTCAGTGGAAAACGGGATCCCTTGCTTGACTTCACTTGATACAGCAAAAGCAATCCTGAGAGTACTAGAATCGATGACTTTCTCCATCGAATCGATTGAAACGTTAGAAAGCACAGAAAAAGAGGCGGTGTACAGCTAA
- a CDS encoding dihydroorotate dehydrogenase electron transfer subunit, with translation MKKAWMTIISQTNIARNIYEMTLEGELVDLMSSPGQFVHIRVTEGFDTLLRRPISISCIDKENRQCKITYRAEGKGTMLLALKQPGEKLDVLGPLGNGFTVDELQRGDHALIVGGGIGVPPLLELTKQLNRRGVSTTHVLGFQSKEDVFYKNEFAYFGDTYVATVDGTYGTEGFVTNVLEEIQPPFTTLFACGPTPMLGALENLYPDKNVYLSLEERMGCGIGACFACVCHLQNDPEGYSYKKVCTDGPVFRAGEVVL, from the coding sequence ATGAAAAAAGCTTGGATGACCATCATCTCTCAAACTAATATTGCGCGTAACATCTATGAAATGACGTTAGAAGGAGAACTCGTCGATCTGATGAGTTCCCCTGGTCAGTTCGTTCATATCCGTGTGACAGAAGGATTTGACACCCTTTTAAGGCGTCCGATCAGTATCTCTTGCATCGATAAAGAGAATAGACAATGTAAGATCACCTACAGGGCTGAGGGAAAAGGAACGATGCTTTTGGCTTTGAAACAGCCCGGTGAAAAGCTGGACGTATTAGGCCCGCTCGGGAACGGTTTTACTGTGGATGAATTACAACGCGGCGATCATGCATTGATTGTTGGGGGAGGAATCGGTGTCCCTCCACTGCTAGAGCTGACCAAACAATTAAACCGCAGAGGAGTAAGTACCACCCACGTACTTGGCTTTCAATCAAAAGAAGACGTTTTTTATAAAAATGAATTTGCATACTTTGGCGACACTTATGTGGCGACGGTTGATGGGACTTACGGTACAGAAGGCTTCGTGACAAATGTGCTAGAGGAGATTCAACCACCTTTCACGACACTTTTTGCATGCGGACCAACCCCGATGCTTGGCGCACTTGAAAACTTATATCCTGATAAAAACGTCTACCTCTCTCTTGAAGAGCGGATGGGCTGTGGCATCGGCGCTTGCTTTGCTTGTGTCTGCCATCTTCAAAATGATCCAGAAGGGTATTCTTACAAAAAAGTTTGTACAGATGGTCCGGTATTCCGAGCAGGGGAGGTTGTACTATGA